In one Cardiocondyla obscurior isolate alpha-2009 linkage group LG17, Cobs3.1, whole genome shotgun sequence genomic region, the following are encoded:
- the LOC139109319 gene encoding PTB domain-containing engulfment adapter protein 1: MRNSTLLKWAQNSANNKNQPSKNGGTSRNWIHPPDALQKGHIAYLVKYLGSTEVDQPKGIEVVKEAICKLKFNQQLKKSEGTKTPKVELTISIDGVAIQEPKTKTTPKRIMHQYPLHRISYCADDKGEKKFFSFIAKEEDAERHTCFVFVSDKLAEEITLTIGQAFDLAYRRFLETSGKDLETQRRCMVLQQKIKRLEHENNVYRQRLQDVAAIKSTADVSAYLSQHNIPDILHVPGAPTDSPQVNGTLSKPLLNVNDSNGNTSNGAQQPPPVPPRSFEKSFDDDFMGNEPAPMPSVGTKLEGLLMDEFEEDFNPRAYETATNGLANHQSNNNLLLNGQLSSGSNFFSQSNGTISPPPLLAPPPKTKDSRRQNGVKEDLFGSIPFNPTPTLNIKNEFKDPFEMGEFGASTMTSNPSQQELENAIGLLDKKLLEMKDGFSRGLCIGTDDFSLESLDPLRN; this comes from the exons ATGAGGAACTCGACGTTACTGAAATGGGCGCAGAATTCGGCGAACAATAAAAATCAGCCGAGCAAAAATGGAG GAACGAGCAGGAACTGGATACACCCACCGGACGCGCTCCAAAAAGGGCACATCGCCTACCTAGTCAAG TATTTGGGCAGCACAGAAGTGGATCAACCTAAAGGCATCGAGGTCGTTAAGGAGGCGATCTGCAAACTGAAGTTCAATCAGCAGCTGAAGAAGAGCGAAGGCACGAAAACCCCGAAGGTCGAGTTGACAATAAGTATCGATGGCGTGGCGATACAAGAACCTAAAACAAAAACGACGCCCAAG CGAATTATGCATCAATATCCGTTGCATCGGATTTCATACTGTGCCGACGacaagggagagaaaaagttCTTTAGTTTCATCGCGAAAGAAGAGGACGCGGAGAGGCACACGTGCTTCGTTTTTGTCAGTGATAAATTAGCCGAGGAGATCACGCTGACCATCGGCCAAGCTTTCGATTTGGCTTACAGAAGGTTCTTGGAGACGTCCGGCAAAGATTTGGAAACGCAACGACGTTGTATGGTGCTGCAGCAAAAAATTAAGCGGCTAGAACATGAGAACAACGTTTATCGGCAACGATTGCAGGATGTCGCGGCTATTAAAAGCACg GCGGATGTGTCAGCGTACCTATCGCAGCATAATATACCTGATATTCTTCACGTACCTGGAGCTCCTACGGATTCGCCGCAAGTTAATGGTACACTTAGTAAACCATTGCTGAATGTAAACGACAGCAATGGAAATACGTCTAATGGAGCTCAGCAACCACCGCCAGTTCCGCCGAGGAGTTTCGAGAAGAGTTTTGATGATGATTTTATGGG AAATGAGCCAGCACCAATGCCGTCGGTTGGCACCAAATTGGAAGGATTGTTAATGGACGAGTTTGAGGAAGATTTCAATCCACGAGCTTACGAGACCGCAACTAACGGTCTTGCCAATCATCAGTCAAATAACAATCTGCTTCTTAACGGCCAGTTATCTTCGGGATCGAACTTCTTCTCACAATCTAATGGCACAATCAGTCCGCCGCCGTtac TGGCACCACCACCAAAGACGAAAGACTCGAGACGTCAAAACGGAGTCAAGGAAGATCTGTTTGGTAGTATACCTTTCAATCCTACGCCgactttaaatataaagaatgaGTTTAAGGATCCGTTTGAAATGGGAGAGTTTGGAGCTTCGACCATGACATCTAATCCTAGCCAACAAGAACTGGAAAATGCTATCGGTTTGCTAGACAAGAAGCTACTGGAGATGAAG gATGGTTTTAGTAGAGGGCTGTGCATTGGAACTGATGACTTTTCTCTAGAAAGTTTAGATCCGCTACGAAATTGA
- the Clic gene encoding chloride intracellular channel Clic: protein MADDNHENGTSNGDVPEIELIIKASTIDGRRKGACLFCQEYFMDLYLLAELKTISLKVTTVDMQKPPPDFRTNFQATPPPILIDNGDAILENEKIERHIMKNIPGGHNLFVQDKEVATLVENLFSKLKLLLLNAKDKDKDPKTSSLMAHLRKIDEHLGRKGTRFLTGDTMCCFDCELMPRLQHIRVAGKYFADFEIPETLVHLWRYMHHMYRLDAFLQSCPADQDIINHYKLQQGMKMKKHEELETPTFTTSIPIEVNDD, encoded by the exons ATGGCGGACGACAACCACGAGAATGGCACCAGCAACGGCGACGTGCCCGAGATCGAGCTGATTATCAAG GCATCGACGATCGATGGCCGCCGAAAGGGTGCCTGTCTCTTCTGCCAGGAATACTTCATGGATCTATATCTGTTGGCGGAGCTGAAGACGATCTCTTTGAAGGTGACCACTGTAGATATGCAGAAACCGCCGCCTGATTTCCGCACCAACTTTCAAGCCACGCCACCGCCTATCCTGATCGACAACGGCGACGCGATACTTGAGAACGAAAAGATTGAACGGCACATCATGAAGAACATCCCTGGCGGGCACAATCTGTTTGTACAGGATAAGGAAGTGGCCACTCTCGTGGAGAACTTGTTCAGC AAACTCAAGCTGCTGCTGCTGAATGCGAAAGATAAAGACAAGGATCCCAAAACCTCGTCGTTGATGGCGCATTTGCGTAAGATCGACGAGCATTTGGGCCGCAAGGGCACGCGTTTCCTCACCGGCGACACCATGTGCTGCTTCGATTGCGAGCTGATGCCGCGGCTACAGCACATCAGGGTCGCCGGCAAGTACTTTGCCGATTTCGAAATACCGGAGACCCTGGTGCATCTATGGCGATACATGCACCACATGTACAGGCTCGATGCTTTCCTACAGAGTTGCCCGGCTGACCAGGATATCATTAATCACTACAAACTGCAACAG GGTATGAAGATGAAAAAGCACGAAGAATTGGAGACCCCGACCTTCACCACGAGTATCCCGATTGAGGTCAACGACGATTAG